In Ruegeria sp. YS9, the genomic window TGTCTACGAAGAATTTCATGAGGGCAGTCCTTTGATGGGTTGGCCTTGGTCGCGGATGGCTTTACCTCAAAGAGACCCCTGCTGGAACCCCCTGCGAAGGACATGCCGTGAGCGCTAACGGATTTTTCGACCAAGGAGAGCTGGTTGCGGTGCTGACAACGCAGCCGCTTGACCGGACGCTGGATTACAAAGCGCCCGAAGGCGGGTGCGTTCTGGGCGCGTTTGTCGAGGTTCCTTTGGGCCCGCGCAAGGTGCTGGGGGTGGTCTGGGGGCCGGGGCAGGGTGGTTTTGATCTGAGCAAGGCGCGGTCGGTGATCCGGGTTCTCGAAGTTGCTCCGATGCGCGAAGAGATGCGGGTGTTTCTGGAGAAGGTTGCCGATTACACTCTGACGCCAATGCCTGCGATGCTGCGTCTGGCGACGCGGGCACCGGGCCTGGGTGATCCGCCGTCTATGCGCAAGGTCTACCGGCTGGGTGATACTGAACCTGACCGAATGACCGATGCCCGGACCCGGGTTCTGGAGGTATTGCGGGATTATGGCGGGCTGGCCTTTACCTTGAAGGAACTCGCCGAACAGGCAGGTGTAACGTCATCTGTTGTCAAGGGGTTGGTCAAACAAGGCGCCGTGCGCGAAGAGGACAGCCCGCGCGACCTGCCTTATCCGCATCTTGATCCGGACCTGCCCGGGAAAGACCTGACCGCGGATCAGGCAGCGGCGGTCAAACGGCTTCAGGCCGGGCAGCGGACAGGCGATTACGGCACCACGCTGCTGAAAGGCGTTACCGGTTCCGGCAAGACCGAGGTCTATTTGGAGGCCGTGGCCGAGGCGTTGCGCATGGGGCGGCAGGCCTTGGTTCTGCTTCCCGAGATTGCCCTGACCGCAGAATTTCTGACCCGGGTCGAGGCGCGGTTCGGTGCGCGCCCGGCGGAATGGCATTCCGGCGCGACGATGACGGAACGGCGCCGGGTCTGGCGGATGGTCGGACAGGGGAATGCGCAACTGGTCGTGGGCGCCCGGTCGGCGCTGTTTCTGCCATTCCGCGATCTGGGGCTTGTGGTGGTCGATGAAGAACACGACACGTCCTACAAACAGGAAGACGGCGTGCACTACAGCGCCCGCGACATGGCAGTTCTGCGCTCGGCGATCTGTGGCGCCCGGGTGATTCTGGCCAGCGCGACGCCTTCGCTGGAAAGCTGGGCCAATGCCGAGGCCGGCAAATATGAACGGCTCGACCTGACCTCGCGCTTTGGAGCGGCGGTATTGCCCGAGATGAAGCCCATCGACATGCGGGCCGAACAGATGACTCCCGGAACGTGGGTTTCTCCGTCTTTGCGGCAAGCGGTGCAGCAGCGGATCGAAAAAGGCGAACAATCGCTATTGTTCATCAACCGCCGTGGCTATGCGCCGGTCACGTTGTGCCGGGCCTGCGGTGAGCAGATCGCCTGTGATCATTGCGACGCACGCATGGTCGAGCATCGGTTTCTCAAGCGGCTGATGTGCCACCAATGCGGTGAAACCAAGCCGATGCCCGAAGCCTGCCCCTCTTGCGGCGTGGAAGGCAAGCTGGCCCCGGTCGGGCCGGGGATCGAACGGCTGGCGGAAGAAGCCGAGGCGACCTTCCCAGAGGCAAACATCGCGATGCTGAGCTCTGATCTGTTCGGTTCGGCGCGGGCCTTGAAGGCCAAGATTGAAGAGATCGCCGCCGGGGATGCCGATATTATCATCGGTACGCAGCTGGTGGCCAAGGGCCACAACTTTCCCAAACTCACATTGGTCGGTGTGATCGACGCTGACCTTTCCCTGCATGGCGCGGACCTGCGCGCGGCTGAGCGTACGTTTCAATTGATGCGGCAAGTGGCCGGGCGCGCGGGACGGGCGGACAAGCCGGGGCAGGCGTTGTTGCAGACATTTCAACCGGAACACCCGGTGATCCGGGCCATCCTGTCGGGTGACGAGGAAGGGTTCTGGAAAGCCGAGGCAGCGGGTCGGCAGGCGGCAGGCGTGCCGCCCTATGGTCGCATGGCCGGGATCGTGTTGTCGGGCCCCGAGGTCGGGCCGGTTTTCGATATCGGCAATGCAATGGCACGCAACGATACACCTTTGACGCAGATCGGTGCTCAGGTCTTTGGCCCGGCGCCGGCACCCATTGCACGTATACGTGGCCGCCACAGAGTACGCTTATTGGTGAAAGCCCCGAAAGGGGCGCCGATTCAGGATGCCATTGCCCGCTGGATCGCCCCATTGCGTCTGAAGGGTGATATCCGTCTGACCGTCGATATTGACCCACAGAATTTTTATTGACCTCTGCATCTGTGCAGGGTGATTGTGCGCAGACCGCTTCCCTCTCGCCAAAGCGGTGAAATGGGCGTAGAGGGGGCTCATGCTGAAACCCATGCCCCTTGCCGAGGCTAAGAGCCTGCCGTTCTGGCGCCGCCCCATCACGCTGTTGTTCATGATGGCGCTGACCATGCCCATTGCGTTCAACGCATGGAGCGCGCTGCTGAACAACTTCGTTATTGAGGTGGCGAATTTTGATGGCGCGGATATCGGTCTGCTGCATACGGTGCGCGAGATTCCGGGGTTTCTGGCGGTTGGCGTGATTGCCGTCATCATTTTCATTCGCGAGCAGGTGCTGGCGATGATCTCTCTGATGATGCTTGGTGTCGCAACGGCGGTGACCGCGTGGTTCCCCAGCCTGGGCGGGTTGCTTTTCGTGACCTTGTTCAGCTCGATCGGGTTCCATTACTACGAGACCGTGAACCAGTCGCTTCAATTGCAGTGGCTGCCCAAGGATCGTGCTCCGCAGGTGCTGGGATGGCTGGTTGCGATGGGATCGGCGGCGACCATGGTGGTGTATGGGCTGATCGTACTGACCTGGGATCGCTTTGATCTGTCCTACAACTTTGTATTCATGGCGTCGGGTGGTGTTACGGCTGCGCTGGCCCTGTTCTGTCTGTTCGCCTATCCGCAATTCGATGCGCCCACGCCGCAGACCAAGAAGCTGATCCTGCGCCGCCGGTATTGGCTGTATTATGCATTGCAGTTCATGGCAGGCGCGCGGCGGCAGATATTTGTCGTCTTTGCCGGGTTCATGATGGTCGAGAAATTCGGCTTTGAAGTGCATGAGCTCACCAGCCTTTACCTGATCAACCTGATGATCAACATGCTGGCCGCCCCATTGCTGGGAAAGGCGGTTGCAAAGTTCGGTGAGCGGCGCACGCTGATATTCGAATACACCGGTCTGGCCATCGTGTTCGCAGCCTATGGCGGCATCTATTGGTTCGGCTGGGGTGTTCTGCTTGCGGCGACCCTTTATGTGATCGACCACGTGCTGTTTGCACTGGCTTTGGCGTTGAAAACCTATTTCCAGAAAATCGCCGACCCTGCCGATATCGCGCCGACCGCTGCGGTGGCCTTCACGATCAATCATATTGCGGCGGTGTTTTTGCCCGCTTTGCTTGGCCTGCTTTGGGTCGTGTCGCCGGGCGCCGTGTTTGGCCTGGCCACGGCGATGGCGATCGTTTCGCTGCTGCTGTCCCTGTTGATCCCGCGTCATCCCGAGCCCGGCAACGAGACCATCCTGACCAAATACGCCCCCGCCCCTGCGGAATAGGCCTCGGCGCTTGACCTTGACGGCGCGGCGTCCTAGGCGCGGTGTCAATCGAGACAGGAGGCCCCAATGCCCACATTCACCGCACTGACGACGCTGACAGGTAAGAAGGCCGCCGAAGGTCTGGGCGAGGCGATGGAACGTCTGGAGCCGGAACCAACCGGCGTTGGTGTGTTCGAGGTCGAAGACGGATCCGGCCTGTGGGAGGTCGGCGGATATTTCACCGAAGCCCCGGACGAAACCGCACTGGCGGTTCTGGCCGCCGCGTTCGACGCCAAACCGTTTGTTGTTTCAGAGCTGCCGGAAACCGACTGGGTTGCGCATGTGCGACGCGAGCTTGCGCCCGTCGAGGCGGGGCGTTTCTTTGTCTATGGAAGCCATGATGCCGACAAGCTGCCCGAAGGCCGCATCCCTTTGCTGATCGAGGCCGCAATGGCCTTTGGCACCGGCCACCATGGTACGACGTTGGGTTGCCTCAAGGCCTTTGACAGATTGCTGGACGAAGGCTTCACCGCGACGAAAGTGGCGGATATCGGCTGCGGCACCGCCGTTCTGGCCATGGCCGCAGCCCGGGTCTGGGACGGTGACATCATTGCCAGCGATATTGATGAAGTGGCCGTTGACGTGGCCGAAGCCAACCTCAAGGCGAACGGGATGTCCGGTGCCGTGCGGTGCGTGGAAGCCGCGGGTTTCGACCACCCCGATCTCAGGGCGCACGCGCCCTACGACCTGATCTTTGCCAATATTCTCAAAGGTCCTCTGGTCGCCCTCTCGCCGGAAATCGCGGCGAATCTGCGTCCCGGAGGGTATGCAATCCTGTCGGGGATCCTCAACGAACAGGCCGATGATGTGGTGTCCGTTTATTCTCAAAATGAATTCAATCTTGCTCATAGAGGTGAGATTGGTGAATGGACGACCCTAATCTTAATGAAACAGGGCGCAAACTAGGCCATTTGCAGGAGTTTTGTGGAATTTTGCCACGTTTTTGTCGTAATCTCTTTTTACCGTTTTCTGACTGAAGTCGAGGGGGGCGGTTTTTGGAGGCTGCCATGACGGGTAAACAACTGGAGTTCACTCAGCGCGTTAATCGCCTGAACAAAAAACATCAAAAGATGAGCCGTGGCTATCGCGCGACGATGCGCAGGGATGGTCTGGTCGTCATGAAACCGCAGCGGGTAAGCTCGGCAGTGCCGGCCAGGGTGCTGTTGCTTACGCTGTTGGGTGTCATAGCGTTCAAAGCGTTTCTTTTGTCCAGCCTTGGCCCGACCGGATACCAATACCGGATCGACAGTTTGAACGAAGGCACATCGGTCGAAAAAGCCGGTGCCTGGGTGATGCAGATCGACCCGGTGTCACAGGCGATTGCCGCCCAGCTCAACAAGATTATGTACTGAATCTCGGTTTTCGGAAAAAAACACCGCGTGCCTGGGGCGCGCGGTGTTTCTGTTTGCCCCTCAAGGGAGGAAGTAGGGGCGAATGCGAGTGGTGGTCGGTATTACCGGCGACCTTGAGCGATGGCGTCGATGTCGCCACGGCACAGGCCGATATCTTCCAGTTCACGATCGCTCAGACCGGTCAGCGCGTTGCGGGTAACGCGGGCGTCATTCCATTCGACGGCGGCGTTCACGGCCGATACGAAAAATGCGCCGATACGGCCAACGAGGCCGAACGAGCCAGTGGAGGCGAAGCGGGTGGTGTCCAGTGCAGCCATATCCTGTTTCCTTCTGGTTGGTGTTCACTTTGCAGTCTTGCGATCTGCCCGGCATCTAGTGCCGCCAAATCACCTGCACAAGTTCAGTTTTTGCATGTGTCCTATGCGTTTCCTGCAATGCTCGAAAAGGCTGAAATCCCCTTAAAAAATTGGTGAAAACGCGTTCACAAAAGTGTCGAATTCAGACTTTTTGAAGTCGCAAATGGCGCGTTGAGTCGCCCATGGGACAGGTGTGTCGTTTTCAGGCCTTGGGTCAATTCGCTTGGAAAATGTTCACGCTTCGTGCTAGGCGTTGGAAAAAGATCACAGAACCCGAGCAGGCCGAGGCAAAACATGCGAATTCTGGGCATTGATCCGGGGCTTAGGACCCTGGGGTGGGGCGTCATCGAATCAAATGGCAGCCGCCTGAGCCATGTGGCCAACGGTTTGTGCAAGTCGGATGGGGATGATCTGGGTGAGCGGCTGTTGTCTCTTCACAACCAGATTGTCGAAGTCATCGCCGATCACCGACCGGACCAGGCGGCCATCGAACAGACCTTTGTGAACAAGGATGGCGCCGGTACGCTCAAACTGGGCCAGGCGCGGGGTGTTGCGCTGCTGACGCTGGCACAGGCCGGATTGCCGGTGGGGGAATACGCACCCAACCG contains:
- a CDS encoding primosomal protein N' produces the protein MSANGFFDQGELVAVLTTQPLDRTLDYKAPEGGCVLGAFVEVPLGPRKVLGVVWGPGQGGFDLSKARSVIRVLEVAPMREEMRVFLEKVADYTLTPMPAMLRLATRAPGLGDPPSMRKVYRLGDTEPDRMTDARTRVLEVLRDYGGLAFTLKELAEQAGVTSSVVKGLVKQGAVREEDSPRDLPYPHLDPDLPGKDLTADQAAAVKRLQAGQRTGDYGTTLLKGVTGSGKTEVYLEAVAEALRMGRQALVLLPEIALTAEFLTRVEARFGARPAEWHSGATMTERRRVWRMVGQGNAQLVVGARSALFLPFRDLGLVVVDEEHDTSYKQEDGVHYSARDMAVLRSAICGARVILASATPSLESWANAEAGKYERLDLTSRFGAAVLPEMKPIDMRAEQMTPGTWVSPSLRQAVQQRIEKGEQSLLFINRRGYAPVTLCRACGEQIACDHCDARMVEHRFLKRLMCHQCGETKPMPEACPSCGVEGKLAPVGPGIERLAEEAEATFPEANIAMLSSDLFGSARALKAKIEEIAAGDADIIIGTQLVAKGHNFPKLTLVGVIDADLSLHGADLRAAERTFQLMRQVAGRAGRADKPGQALLQTFQPEHPVIRAILSGDEEGFWKAEAAGRQAAGVPPYGRMAGIVLSGPEVGPVFDIGNAMARNDTPLTQIGAQVFGPAPAPIARIRGRHRVRLLVKAPKGAPIQDAIARWIAPLRLKGDIRLTVDIDPQNFY
- a CDS encoding MFS transporter: MLKPMPLAEAKSLPFWRRPITLLFMMALTMPIAFNAWSALLNNFVIEVANFDGADIGLLHTVREIPGFLAVGVIAVIIFIREQVLAMISLMMLGVATAVTAWFPSLGGLLFVTLFSSIGFHYYETVNQSLQLQWLPKDRAPQVLGWLVAMGSAATMVVYGLIVLTWDRFDLSYNFVFMASGGVTAALALFCLFAYPQFDAPTPQTKKLILRRRYWLYYALQFMAGARRQIFVVFAGFMMVEKFGFEVHELTSLYLINLMINMLAAPLLGKAVAKFGERRTLIFEYTGLAIVFAAYGGIYWFGWGVLLAATLYVIDHVLFALALALKTYFQKIADPADIAPTAAVAFTINHIAAVFLPALLGLLWVVSPGAVFGLATAMAIVSLLLSLLIPRHPEPGNETILTKYAPAPAE
- a CDS encoding 50S ribosomal protein L11 methyltransferase, whose protein sequence is MPTFTALTTLTGKKAAEGLGEAMERLEPEPTGVGVFEVEDGSGLWEVGGYFTEAPDETALAVLAAAFDAKPFVVSELPETDWVAHVRRELAPVEAGRFFVYGSHDADKLPEGRIPLLIEAAMAFGTGHHGTTLGCLKAFDRLLDEGFTATKVADIGCGTAVLAMAAARVWDGDIIASDIDEVAVDVAEANLKANGMSGAVRCVEAAGFDHPDLRAHAPYDLIFANILKGPLVALSPEIAANLRPGGYAILSGILNEQADDVVSVYSQNEFNLAHRGEIGEWTTLILMKQGAN
- a CDS encoding DUF1127 domain-containing protein, which translates into the protein MAALDTTRFASTGSFGLVGRIGAFFVSAVNAAVEWNDARVTRNALTGLSDRELEDIGLCRGDIDAIAQGRR
- the ruvC gene encoding crossover junction endodeoxyribonuclease RuvC, encoding MRILGIDPGLRTLGWGVIESNGSRLSHVANGLCKSDGDDLGERLLSLHNQIVEVIADHRPDQAAIEQTFVNKDGAGTLKLGQARGVALLTLAQAGLPVGEYAPNRVKKTVVGVGHAEKEQVLHMVKLQLPGCQPKGPDAADALAIAICHAYYGKTQQVRVKEVRA